A genomic window from Sulfurospirillum multivorans DSM 12446 includes:
- a CDS encoding inositol monophosphatase family protein has product MSFLNTAINANEELFELLHVKGLNASHHHLFAVGAGGDVSAGIDLEAEQIFIKHLLPFGEIVSEESGVISSPNAHARIILDPIDGSDNLLSHLPYYGTSIAYFENEKCTQAIITNLANGDVFIKDETGLRQGKIGKKDFTLVTYNAFSKVGIFERSYCSKKAHEKLHDAKIKYRSPGAFALSLAYAHDVSFVLYEGVMRSYDVEAGLFMCEDLHTFYGGDIFLVSKDKEIFDKIKSLFISN; this is encoded by the coding sequence ACATGTAAAAGGATTAAACGCGTCGCATCACCACCTTTTTGCCGTTGGCGCGGGTGGCGATGTGAGTGCTGGCATTGACCTCGAAGCCGAGCAGATTTTCATCAAACATCTTTTGCCTTTTGGTGAGATTGTCTCGGAAGAGAGTGGGGTGATCTCCAGCCCCAACGCTCATGCGCGCATTATCCTAGACCCCATTGATGGCAGTGACAATCTTCTCTCCCATCTTCCTTATTATGGTACCTCTATTGCCTATTTTGAAAACGAAAAATGCACGCAAGCGATCATCACCAATTTAGCCAATGGCGATGTTTTTATCAAAGATGAAACGGGTTTACGCCAAGGAAAAATAGGAAAAAAAGACTTTACATTGGTTACATATAACGCCTTTTCAAAGGTAGGAATTTTTGAGCGTTCTTACTGTTCCAAAAAGGCACATGAGAAGCTGCACGACGCTAAAATAAAGTACCGATCCCCAGGCGCTTTTGCCCTCTCTTTAGCCTATGCCCACGATGTTTCCTTTGTGCTGTATGAAGGCGTTATGCGCTCCTACGATGTCGAAGCGGGTCTGTTTATGTGCGAGGATTTACATACCTTTTATGGGGGAGATATTTTCCTCGTAAGCAAAGATAAGGAAATTTTTGATAAAATAAAAAGTTTATTTATAAGTAATTAG
- the accD gene encoding acetyl-CoA carboxylase, carboxyltransferase subunit beta → MRFAEIFSKIRKTQSAPSEAPSHWVKCTACQSLMYYKEIEQRFNVCPKCGFHMRISAKQRIEQLCDEGSFVEFDTNLIPIDPLKFVDKKSYKKRIEEAQEKTGKNSSVMCGSCSIEGVPAQIVVFDFAFMGGSLGSVEGEKIVRAINRAIANKEGVIIVSASGGARMQESTFSLLQMSKTSAALTKLADAKLPYISILTDPTMGGVSASFAFLGDIIMAEPGALVGFAGQRVIKQTIGADLPEGFQKAEFLLEHGLIDMIVTRTDMKKVVADLLNLLGGSCKNDAFELRLKA, encoded by the coding sequence ATGCGATTTGCAGAAATTTTCTCTAAAATCCGAAAAACGCAATCTGCTCCAAGTGAAGCGCCAAGCCACTGGGTCAAATGCACTGCGTGCCAATCTTTAATGTATTACAAAGAGATCGAACAACGTTTTAATGTCTGTCCAAAGTGTGGTTTTCATATGCGTATCTCTGCAAAACAACGAATTGAACAGCTCTGTGATGAGGGAAGTTTTGTTGAGTTTGACACCAATCTCATACCGATAGATCCTCTGAAATTTGTGGATAAAAAATCCTATAAAAAACGTATCGAAGAGGCGCAAGAAAAAACAGGAAAAAACTCATCAGTCATGTGTGGCTCATGCAGCATTGAGGGTGTGCCCGCTCAGATTGTTGTCTTTGACTTCGCCTTTATGGGCGGAAGTTTGGGCTCCGTTGAGGGTGAAAAGATTGTAAGAGCTATCAACCGCGCTATTGCCAACAAAGAGGGCGTGATTATCGTGAGTGCGAGCGGTGGTGCGCGTATGCAAGAGAGCACCTTCTCCTTGCTTCAAATGTCTAAAACATCCGCTGCTTTGACCAAACTCGCTGATGCCAAATTGCCCTACATCTCCATTTTAACCGATCCGACGATGGGTGGAGTCAGTGCGTCTTTTGCCTTTTTGGGCGATATCATCATGGCAGAACCGGGTGCCCTTGTAGGATTTGCAGGTCAGAGGGTTATCAAACAGACCATTGGTGCCGATTTACCAGAAGGGTTCCAAAAAGCGGAGTTTTTATTGGAGCACGGTTTGATTGATATGATCGTAACGCGTACCGATATGAAAAAAGTGGTCGCAGACTTGTTGAATCTTTTAGGTGGGAGTTGCAAAAACGATGCATTTGAGTTAAGACTCAAAGCATGA
- a CDS encoding 23S rRNA (pseudouridine(1915)-N(3))-methyltransferase RlmH, whose amino-acid sequence MNVKIFTIEKSSDKALEAIAGEYTKMISRFAKVEEIKIFNKQIASAQMIGEKEARASYTKAYESHLKGYNVALDVEGEQLSSEQFSTLFDQDVSINFFIGGAFGFEEGFLSKTQKIISLSRLTYAHKIAKVVLFEQIYRGLCIKNNHPYHK is encoded by the coding sequence ATGAATGTAAAGATTTTTACGATCGAAAAAAGCAGCGATAAGGCACTCGAGGCGATCGCTGGCGAATACACTAAAATGATTTCTCGCTTTGCCAAAGTCGAAGAGATTAAGATCTTTAATAAGCAAATTGCCTCCGCTCAGATGATCGGAGAAAAAGAAGCGCGAGCTTCTTACACAAAAGCGTACGAATCCCATTTAAAAGGGTACAATGTTGCACTTGATGTGGAAGGGGAACAGCTCAGCAGTGAGCAGTTTAGTACACTTTTCGATCAAGATGTGAGCATTAATTTTTTTATTGGTGGTGCTTTTGGGTTTGAAGAGGGTTTTTTAAGCAAAACTCAAAAGATTATAAGTTTAAGTAGATTAACATATGCGCACAAAATCGCGAAAGTGGTTTTATTTGAGCAGATTTATAGGGGATTGTGTATAAAAAACAACCATCCCTATCATAAATAG
- the dksA gene encoding RNA polymerase-binding protein DksA, producing the protein MREHELKHFEDILKERRVQIKKNIEDSMREIEDLKDTDVGDEADHASVSTDRMIEQAISAQQMKELNEIEFALNKIRNGSYGICEMCEEDIGFQRLKVKPHARYCIVCREIIEKSAKNK; encoded by the coding sequence ATGAGAGAGCACGAGCTAAAGCATTTCGAGGACATTCTCAAAGAGAGACGCGTCCAAATCAAAAAAAATATCGAAGACTCAATGCGAGAAATCGAAGATCTTAAAGATACCGATGTCGGTGATGAAGCAGATCATGCTTCCGTGAGTACCGATCGTATGATCGAGCAAGCAATTAGTGCACAACAGATGAAAGAGCTCAACGAGATAGAGTTTGCTCTCAACAAAATTCGAAATGGCAGTTATGGCATTTGTGAAATGTGTGAAGAAGATATTGGTTTTCAACGCCTCAAAGTTAAGCCACATGCGCGCTACTGCATTGTGTGCCGTGAGATCATTGAGAAATCAGCAAAAAATAAATAA
- a CDS encoding tRNA dihydrouridine synthase — MTSEIDFSKGILALAPLAGFTDLPFRSVVKKFGADVTFSEMISANALRYGSEKTFKMITKSPRETPYIVQIAGSDLVSIKEAVLALNDIEGIDGIDLNCGCPVPKIISQEAGSSLLLNLPHMQKIIETIKTHSNKRYTSAKVRLGFTTKIPEEIAQACESAGVDFMSMHGRTRSGAYKAEVDYQAIARARASVKIPLIANGDITSYEKALHVKELTGCNSLMIGRGAVGNPWIFYQIKNELVHVEKTKILEIVLEHYDAMVDFYGQKGISIFRKHLHTYSKGFREASEFRDKINRIEDGVLMREAILTFFAQ, encoded by the coding sequence ATGACTTCCGAGATAGACTTTAGTAAGGGCATTTTAGCCCTTGCACCTCTTGCTGGCTTTACCGACCTTCCTTTTCGTAGCGTTGTTAAAAAATTTGGTGCCGATGTCACCTTTTCTGAGATGATCAGCGCGAATGCGCTGCGTTATGGATCTGAAAAAACCTTTAAGATGATCACCAAATCCCCACGAGAGACGCCCTACATTGTTCAGATTGCAGGATCAGACTTAGTCTCAATTAAAGAGGCAGTGCTGGCTTTAAATGACATTGAAGGCATTGATGGGATCGATCTTAATTGTGGTTGTCCTGTGCCTAAAATTATCTCCCAAGAGGCAGGCTCTTCACTGCTTCTCAATCTTCCGCACATGCAAAAAATTATTGAGACGATTAAGACGCATTCAAACAAACGTTACACCAGTGCTAAAGTGCGCCTGGGCTTTACGACCAAGATTCCTGAAGAGATTGCACAAGCGTGTGAGAGTGCAGGGGTTGATTTTATGAGCATGCACGGCAGGACGCGTTCAGGAGCGTATAAAGCCGAAGTCGACTACCAAGCGATTGCAAGAGCACGCGCGTCTGTGAAGATTCCTCTGATTGCCAATGGTGACATCACCAGCTATGAAAAAGCCTTACATGTAAAAGAGCTCACAGGGTGCAATAGCTTGATGATTGGGCGAGGAGCGGTGGGAAATCCGTGGATTTTTTACCAGATCAAAAATGAGCTCGTACACGTTGAAAAAACCAAAATTTTAGAAATTGTCTTAGAGCATTACGATGCAATGGTCGATTTTTACGGTCAAAAAGGGATTTCGATTTTTCGTAAACATCTGCACACCTATTCCAAAGGGTTTCGCGAAGCGTCTGAATTTAGAGATAAAATTAATCGTATTGAAGATGGAGTGCTGATGAGAGAAGCTATTTTAACTTTTTTCGCTCAATAG
- a CDS encoding AEC family transporter produces the protein MAKRMLKEEMNEKGMILLSIYFLQPMLSFWGLSSRPIEFSLLEAPFWYLTISLICVLISSLIAFIFFKEDIKEKSIITICVIIGNTGNLGIPLGIALFGDASILYMSMINITNVFIVYTLGVFFYSRGNFSIKQSLFNIIKLPVIWFASLALLMNIFEIHLHPAMLIPLEMGAYCTMVIQLVIFGMYLYNIKLRSINTKLLLHVSVIKFVITPLIAGWILYGLLDLEPMVATLIFIELIVPLAVTNVNLAALYECKPLDVTLLVFFTSLVFIPFFILISNLLHYLNIVSMP, from the coding sequence ATGGCAAAGCGGATGCTCAAAGAGGAGATGAATGAAAAAGGGATGATCCTTCTCTCCATCTATTTTTTACAACCCATGCTCTCATTTTGGGGACTCTCCAGCCGTCCGATTGAGTTTTCACTCCTCGAAGCACCCTTTTGGTACCTAACGATTTCGCTAATCTGCGTGCTGATAAGCTCTCTCATTGCTTTTATCTTTTTCAAAGAGGACATTAAAGAAAAATCCATCATCACCATCTGTGTAATCATTGGCAATACAGGCAATCTGGGTATTCCTCTGGGCATTGCACTTTTTGGAGATGCATCTATTTTGTACATGAGCATGATCAACATCACCAATGTGTTTATCGTCTATACCCTTGGCGTCTTCTTCTACTCCAGAGGCAATTTTAGCATCAAACAATCTCTCTTTAACATCATCAAATTACCTGTGATCTGGTTTGCTTCCTTAGCCCTTTTAATGAACATTTTTGAGATCCACCTGCATCCTGCGATGCTTATTCCTTTAGAGATGGGAGCGTATTGTACGATGGTCATTCAATTGGTCATTTTTGGTATGTACCTTTACAACATCAAACTTCGCAGTATCAACACGAAACTTCTTTTACATGTAAGCGTTATTAAGTTTGTCATCACACCATTGATTGCCGGTTGGATTCTCTATGGTTTGCTTGATTTGGAGCCGATGGTCGCGACCCTGATTTTTATTGAGCTGATTGTACCATTGGCGGTCACGAACGTCAATTTAGCCGCGTTGTATGAGTGCAAGCCCTTAGATGTGACTCTCTTGGTCTTTTTCACCTCTTTGGTTTTTATACCTTTTTTTATCCTTATCAGCAACCTTTTACACTATCTTAACATCGTGAGTATGCCATGA
- the fliN gene encoding flagellar motor switch protein FliN: protein MDAVDQEYVARKLLSGFENLLDINVDFVAELGTTNITIQKLLKLEKGSVIDLEKPAGESVELYINNKIFGKGEVMVYEKNLAIRINEILDSKTVIQYFKKENV, encoded by the coding sequence TTGGACGCAGTCGATCAAGAGTATGTCGCACGCAAACTTCTCTCGGGATTTGAAAATCTTTTAGATATTAATGTCGATTTTGTGGCAGAGCTTGGCACGACCAATATTACGATTCAAAAACTTTTAAAACTCGAAAAAGGTTCCGTCATCGACCTTGAAAAACCTGCAGGTGAAAGTGTTGAACTCTACATCAACAACAAAATCTTTGGTAAAGGAGAGGTGATGGTGTATGAGAAAAACCTCGCGATCCGTATCAATGAAATCCTAGACTCCAAAACCGTCATCCAATACTTTAAAAAAGAGAACGTATGA
- a CDS encoding ArsC/Spx/MgsR family protein, which produces MMFKTTPNQVIFYEKTGCSGNARQKALLKEHGVIFEVRSLLDTRWDVQTLNAFFEGLSLKEMLNPFAPQLKDGTFKVDDYTKESLIEKMVQEPILIRRPLMQIGTVKLCGFDIPKLNSLLHVKMPIPQNINACLSSDACNNA; this is translated from the coding sequence ATGATGTTTAAAACGACACCCAATCAGGTCATTTTCTACGAAAAAACAGGCTGTAGTGGGAACGCTCGTCAAAAAGCGCTTCTTAAAGAACACGGTGTCATATTTGAAGTGCGAAGCCTTTTGGACACACGCTGGGATGTGCAAACATTGAACGCATTTTTTGAAGGACTAAGCCTCAAAGAGATGCTCAACCCTTTTGCTCCACAGCTTAAAGATGGGACGTTTAAAGTGGACGATTACACCAAGGAAAGTCTTATCGAAAAAATGGTGCAAGAGCCCATTTTGATCCGTCGTCCGCTGATGCAAATTGGTACTGTAAAGCTCTGTGGTTTCGACATTCCAAAGCTTAATTCCCTTTTACATGTAAAGATGCCAATTCCCCAAAATATCAACGCCTGTTTAAGCAGTGACGCATGCAACAATGCTTAG